Proteins encoded by one window of Manduca sexta isolate Smith_Timp_Sample1 chromosome 12, JHU_Msex_v1.0, whole genome shotgun sequence:
- the LOC115442768 gene encoding exocyst complex component 6, translating to MNATIQEIEGIDDYWGPAFRSVYEGEGHEAFVQQLDERIKQHDKEIEKLCNFHYQGFIDSIRELLQVRSHAEELHADISNVDANVKETTEGLCVRAEELIRARRVELNIAATIEKMELCLPLLTTYSKLKTQVEAKRYYPALKTLEQLEHVLLPRVGPYTWCTQISSDIPRLRQDIRDASMADLRDFLENIRKLSPQVGTMALKQTQDMLGRSLANIVKNKKDKATLGITAKENTGPQCPHELVDFSPLHRCLHIHTVLGAKNDFIQYYRSQRKQQARLVLIPASANLHDSIQSVKNYLNAVLGFFILEEHLLSAGAGLVSKDWLLELWSMSVTKVASTLRTNTSLITDPTLMLSIKHQIMLFINTLKCYGLPTDPLPTLLQEMAEHYTEVLMQRWVVVFRDILDNASFLPIEVENQEQYDGVMDTFPYDGEELESQPFPRKFPFSSVVPAVYVQVKEFIYAWLKYSAGVGLGGERRAAAARQSASLLLSRSFTGCLSALFRRPLPLVQLVQIIVDTQYLEDATVCLYEFISNITGSELVTTQAAGSMFQAARDDAEQQICDKLEKKVDEFLDLENYDWLLVEPTGLASSFVTDMLSYLSGVLTSLEQLPERARVAAVRAATNRIATRLRNLLLDPAVKQISSGALNQLNLDVIQCEQFAAGEPVPGLKEGELLDHFASLRQLLDLITGWDWSSYLHDVGIEGGKYALVTPRDAATLLEKLKEAEQKSSVFSVLKKNERDRRKLLDTVLKQLKQLQSQDS from the exons ATGAATGCTACTATTCAG GAAATAGAGGGCATAGACGATTACTGGGGCCCGGCTTTCCGATCGGTGTACGAAGGTGAAGGGCATGAGGCCTTCGTGCAGCAGCTTGACGAGCGCATCAAACAACATGACAAGGAGATTGAGAAACTGTGCAATTTTCACTATCAA GGCTTCATTGACTCAATTCGTGAGTTGTTGCAAGTTCGCTCCCATGCTGAAGAGTTGCATGCTGACATATCAAATGTGGATGCTAATGTTAAGGAGACTACTGagg GTCTATGTGTGAGAGCTGAGGAACTGATCAGGGCTCGGCGAGTGGAGCTGAACATAGCCGCTACCATAGAGAAGATGGAATTGTGTCTACCTCTCCTTACCACTTACTCCAAGCTAAAGACACAAGTGGAGGCAAAGAG GTATTACCCAGCGTTAAAGACATTGGAGCAGTTAGAACATGTACTGTTGCCTCGAGTAGGTCCATACACATGGTGCACGCAAATATCGTCCGACATACCGCGTCTCAGGCAGGACATACGCGACGCTTCCATGGCGGATCTTAGGGACTTCCTTGAGAACATACGCAAACTAAGTCCTCAG gtGGGAACAATGGCTTTGAAGCAAACTCAGGATATGCTTGGCAGGAGTTTGGcaaatattgtcaaaaataaaaaag ACAAAGCAACATTAGGTATCACAGCAAAAGAGAACACAGGACCACAGTGTCCGCACGAATTAGTCGATTTCAGCCCTTTGCACAGATGCCTGCACATTCACACTGTGTTGGGAGCCAAGAATGACTTCATACAGTATTATAG ATCTCAACGCAAACAACAAGCCCGTCTTGTCTTAATACCTGCATCAGCAAACCTTCACGACTCCATTCAGAGCGTGAAGAACTATCTGAACGCCGTGCTTGGTTTCTTCATACTAGAAGAGCATCTGCTAAGTGCTGGAGCAGGGCTGGTGTCGAAGGACTGGCTTTTGGAACTGTGGAGTATGTCAGTGACGAAAGTAGCTTCAACATTGAGGACAAATACATCACTGATCACCGATCCAACGTTGATGTTGAGCATCAAACATCAGATTATGTTGTTTATAAATACACTCAA atGTTACGGTCTTCCGACGGATCCTCTACCAACACTGTTACAAGAGATGGCGGAACACTACACTGAAGTGTTGATGCAGAGATGGGTGGTTGTGTTTAGAGATATATTGGATAATGCTTCGTTTCTACCTATTGAG GTTGAAAATCAAGAGCAATACGATGGCGTGATGGACACATTTCCTTACGACGGTGAAGAATTGGAATCACAGCCGTTTCCGAGaaa GTTCCCGTTCTCGTCGGTGGTGCCGGCGGTGTACGTGCAGGTGAAGGAGTTCATCTACGCGTGGCTGAAGTACTCGGCGGGCGTGGGGCTgggcggcgagcggcgcgcggcggcggcgcgccaGTCGGCGTCGCTGCTGCTGAGCCGCTCCTTCACCGGCTGCCTGTCCGCGCTGTTCCGCCGCCCGCTGCCGCTCGTGCAGCTCGTGCAG ATAATAGTGGACACTCAGTATTTGGAGGACGCTACCGTGTGTTTGTATGAGTTCATCAGTAACATTACCGGATCAGAGCTCGTGACCACACAG GCCGCTGGGAGCATGTTCCAAGCGGCGCGAGACGACGCCGAGCAACAGATCTGCGACAAACTCGAGAAAAAAGTCGACGAGTTTCTCGACTTGGAGAATTATGACTGGCTTTTGG TGGAGCCGACAGGGCTGGCGTCCTCATTCGTCACGGACATGTTGAGTTATCTCTCTGGAGTTCTGACCTCGCTGGAGCAACTGCCTGAGAGGGCAAG AGTGGCAGCAGTCCGCGCGGCCACCAACCGCATCGCGACGCGCCTGCGCAACCTGCTGCTCGACCCCGCCGTCAAGCAGATCTCCTCCGGCGCGCTCAACCAGCTCAACCTCGACGTCATACAGTGCGAGCAGTTCGCCGCCGGCGAGCCAGTGCCTGGGCTGAAGGAGGGCGAGCTACTCGACCACTTCGCTAGCCTACG TCAATTACTAGACCTGATCACCGGCTGGGACTGGTCATCATACCTGCATGACGTCGGCATCGAAGGCGGCAAATACGCATTAGTAACACCCCGCGACGCCGCCACACTACTCGAGAAACTGAAAGAAGCTGAACAAAAATCATCCGTCTTCTCTGTTCTAAAGAAGAACGAGCGAGACAGACGAAAGTTGCTCGACACCGTCCTCAAACAATTGAAGCAACTACAGAGCCAAGACTCGTGA